In Gottschalkia purinilytica, the sequence TGTAAATCTAATATTTTATAAAAGCTTCTAGGTAACATAGTATTTTTAAGGCTTTATAGGATATTTAATGATTTAGAATATAGATACTCTAATTAATAAAAATTTATTAACTTAAAAAATAACATATTTATTTAGGAGGTTGAGTATGGAGACTAATCATAAATTAAGGAGTCTTAGAAAACTAATGTTAGAAAAAGGCATAGATGCATATATAATACCAAGTTTTGATGCACATCAAAGTGAATATGTACCGGAACATTGGAAATCAAGAGCTTGGGTTTCAGGATTTACAGGTTCAGCAGGTACTGTTGTAGTGACTATGAATGAAAGTGGACTATGGACAGATGGTAGATATTTTATACAAGCAGAAGAACAACTTAAGGGAAGTGAAATAAAGTTGTTTAAAATGAGAGAACCAAATGTTCCTACAGTTACGGAATGGATTGAAAATAATTTAGAGTGTGGAAAAACTGTAGGATTTGACGGGAAAGTTTTTTCATGTAAAGAAGTAGAAGAAATGAAAGACAGTTTCGACAAAAAAGGAATAAGAATTAATTCTGAATATGATCTTATAATGGATATATGGGAAGATAGACCAGATCTTCCACTTGAAAAAGTATTTATTCACGAAGTTAAATACACAGGTATGACAACAAAAGAAAAGATAGAAGTAGTAAGATCTAAGATGAAAGAAAAAGGAGTAGATCAATACATATTAAGTTCATTAGATGATATAGCTTGGTTATTTAATATAAGGGGAAGAGATGTATCTAATAATCCAGTTACAATTTCATATGCCTTAATCTCGCTGGAAGATGCATATATTTTTATAAATAATAAAAAAGTTACATCAGAAGTTAAAAAATTTTTAAATCAAAATGGAGTTGAAATAAAAGAATATTTAGATATAGAAGAATCACTAAAGAGTATAGATAAAACTTCTAAAATTTATTATGATCCTTCTAAGACAAGTATATGGATTTATAATTCTATACCTTCAAGTTGTGAAAAATTAGAAGGAAAAGATATAGTAATGTTATTAAAGGCTACAAAGAATGATGTTGAAATAGAGAATCTTAAGAAGTGTCATATTAAAGATAGCGTTGCAATGGTAAAATTCCTTTATTGGCTGGATAACAATGTAGGAAAGGAAAATATAACTGAGATTTCAGCTAGTGAAAAATTAGAGACATTTAGAAAAGAAAGAGAAAACTTTATAGAACCAAGTTTTGATACTATAGCAGGATACAAGGATCATGCAGCAATGATGCACTATAAAGCTACTGAACAAAGTCAGTATGAATTAAAATCAGAAGGGATGCTTTTAGTAGATTCAGGTGGCCAATACTTAGATGGAACTACTGATATTACAAGAACTATAGTTCTTGGAAATATAACAGAAG encodes:
- a CDS encoding aminopeptidase P family protein, with translation METNHKLRSLRKLMLEKGIDAYIIPSFDAHQSEYVPEHWKSRAWVSGFTGSAGTVVVTMNESGLWTDGRYFIQAEEQLKGSEIKLFKMREPNVPTVTEWIENNLECGKTVGFDGKVFSCKEVEEMKDSFDKKGIRINSEYDLIMDIWEDRPDLPLEKVFIHEVKYTGMTTKEKIEVVRSKMKEKGVDQYILSSLDDIAWLFNIRGRDVSNNPVTISYALISLEDAYIFINNKKVTSEVKKFLNQNGVEIKEYLDIEESLKSIDKTSKIYYDPSKTSIWIYNSIPSSCEKLEGKDIVMLLKATKNDVEIENLKKCHIKDSVAMVKFLYWLDNNVGKENITEISASEKLETFRKERENFIEPSFDTIAGYKDHAAMMHYKATEQSQYELKSEGMLLVDSGGQYLDGTTDITRTIVLGNITEEEKRDFTLVLKGHIALNRTKFLYGVTGTNLDVIARLPLWEHGIDYKCGTGHGVGYLLSVHEAPQRFAMYYNDTVLESGMVITNEPGVYKEGKYGIRTENTLLVVEDEETDSGQFMKFEVISFCPIDLRGIDINLLTNEEKEWLNRYHKDTYIKLSPYLTQEENHWLKNATREI